A region from the Lolium perenne isolate Kyuss_39 chromosome 4, Kyuss_2.0, whole genome shotgun sequence genome encodes:
- the LOC127293764 gene encoding probable prefoldin subunit 4: MQQGDGTEAQVTWEDQQNINRFGRLNNRLHELADEIRLAKEANENLEDAGNELILCDEDVVRFQIGEVFAHMPMDDVETRLEQMKEDAAKKLERLEEEKESILAQMAELKKILYGKFKDAINLEED; encoded by the exons ATGCAGCAG GGCGACGGCACGGAGGCGCAGGTGACATGGGAGGACCAGCAGAACATCAACCGGTTCGGCCGTCTCAACAACCGCCTCCACGAGCTCGCTGACGAGATCAGGCTTGCCAAG GAAGCAAATGAAAACCTTGAGGATGCTGGGAATGAACTTATCTTGTGTGATGAAGATGTGGTGCGTTTCCAAATTGGAGAGGTGTTCGCGCACATGCCGATGGATGATGTGGAAACCAGGCTGGAGCAGATGAAAGAGGATGCAGCTAAGAAGCTAGAGAGgctggaggaggagaaggaatccATCCTTGCCCAGATGGCTGAACTGAAGAAGATCCTGTATGGGAAGTTTAAGGATGCCATCAACCTGGAGGAAGATTGA
- the LOC127293763 gene encoding E3 ubiquitin protein ligase DRIP2, with translation MPIAMQPAHASSLQGEGDDNQPPPPEAPREPDNPTHDAEMKEVTEEEAPAAVEVQEEVKNQEEEDGDETKGDEEEEQGGRGKKRGRRGAGGARELQVMVKRELLAACMTCHICNRLLRDATTISECLHTFCRKCIYKKFNDEEVESCPKCGIDLGCTPVEKLRADHSLQDVRSKIFPFKRKKINAEDAASPISPPNKIKERSISSLVVPAPRLTPTGSTGRRSRVVTRKAAAALRGVGPTTDNPVKKENDSSDKNAHSSSVPANLGKVPKTKRQILSNEEASNHSSIKDTEDDSKDMADNAELWRPLNCLVEAANRTKSIRSSLQSSAVKREQLNGSPSSTYGNKTKPKEHLKKSKLEDDKKDAPVTPVRLNKKLQGTGRRKRGLRAPVDKKPDGALTQNAKRFSSIWFSLVASFEQKGDPPLPQIPSHYLRIKDANIPASSIQKYLVQKLSLPSESEVEINCCGQPVDPAQPLRNLVELWLKGRSTQATQATVGSPAEDFVMVLTYGRPKAMAS, from the exons ATGCCCATAGCCATGCAGCCCGCGCACGCATCGTCGCTGCAGGGGGAGGGGGACGAcaaccagccgccgccgccggaggcccCCCGCGAGCCCGACAATCCTACGCATGATGCGGAGATGAAGGAAGTCACGGAGGAGGAGGCGCCTGCGGCGGTTGAGGTCCAGGAGGAGGTCAAGaaccaagaagaggaggatggGGACGAGACGAagggggacgaggaggaggagcagggcggCAGGGGCAAGAAGCGAGGGAGGAGGGGCGCCGGCGGGGCCAGGGAGCTGCAGGTCATGGTGAAGCGGGAGCTGCTCGCGGCCTGCATGACGTGCCACATCTGCAACCGCCTCCTCCGCGACGCCACCACCATCTCCGAGTGCCTCCACACCT TTTGTAGAAAGTGCATATACAAGAAGTTCAATGATGAGGAGGTAGAATCCTGCCCAAAATGTGGGATTGATCTCGGCTGCACTCCAGTTGAGAAGCTTAG AGCTGATCACAGTCTACAAGATGTAAGATCCAAAATTTTCCCATTCAAACGCAAGAAGATCAACGCTGAAGATGCTGCATCTCCTATTTCACCtcccaataaaataaaagagagatCTATCTCTTCATTAGTGGTGCCTGCACCTAGATTAACACCGACAGGATCGACTGGGCGGCGGTCAAGGGTAGTTACCAGGAAAGCTGCTGCTGCCTTGCGTGGAGTTGGTCCTACTACTGACAATCCTGTGAAAAAGGAAAATGATTCGAGTGACAAGAATGCTCATAGCTCAAGCGTGCCTGCTAATTTGGGCAAAGTGCCGAAAACAAAAAGACAG ATTTTGTCAAATGAGGAGGCATCAAACCATTCCTCCATTAAAGATACTGAAGATGATAGTAAGGACATGGCAGATAACGCCGAGCTCTGGAGACCTTTGAATTGTTTGGTAGAAGCTGCAAACAGGACAAAGTCCATTAGGTCGAGCTTACAGAGTTCGGCTGTTAAAAGAGAGCAGCTTAATGGATCTCCCAGTAGTACCTATGGTAACAAAACAAAGCCAAAAGAGCATCTGAAGAAATCCAAACTGGAGGATGATAAGAAAGATGCTCCAGTTACACCAGTGAGACTAAATAAAAAACTTCAAGGGACTGGGCGGAGAAAGAGAGGACTTCGAGCCCCAGTAGATAAGAAACCTGATGGTGCACTTACGCAGAACGCGAAGAGATTCAGCTCCATATGGTTTTCGTTGGTTGCCTCATTCGAACA GAAAGGAGACCCACCTTTGCCACAGATTCCTTCACACTATCTGCGTATAAA AGATGCAAATATACCTGCTTCATCTATCCAAAAGTACCTCGTGCAGAAACTCAGTCTCCCGAGCGAGTCCGAG GTAGAAATAAATTGCTGTGGGCAGCCAGTGGACCCTGCACAACCTCTGCGCAATTTAGTAGAGCTGTGGCTGAAGGGGCGATCGACGCAGGCAACACAGGCCACCGTAGGCTCCCCTGCAGAAGATTTCGTGATGGTGCTAACCTACGGACGGCCGAAGGCCATGGCGTCGTGA